The proteins below come from a single Carnobacterium divergens DSM 20623 genomic window:
- a CDS encoding nucleoside deaminase: MGFQTHEEYLMRCVELSKLAREHGNTPFGALLIDKEGTILLEQENIEITENICTGHAETTLAARASQKYSKEFLWDCTLYTTAEPCAMCTGTIYWGNIGRIVFGMTEKRLLELTGDDEQNPTFDLPSRTILAHGQKDIQVLGPFPAVEKAAAAVHEGYWN; the protein is encoded by the coding sequence ATGGGATTTCAAACACATGAAGAGTACTTAATGCGTTGCGTTGAACTTTCAAAATTGGCAAGGGAACATGGCAATACACCCTTTGGTGCGTTATTAATTGATAAAGAGGGTACCATACTTTTGGAACAAGAGAATATTGAAATTACAGAAAATATTTGTACGGGTCATGCGGAAACCACTTTAGCAGCTCGTGCTTCACAGAAGTACTCTAAAGAATTTTTATGGGATTGCACACTTTATACAACAGCCGAGCCCTGTGCGATGTGTACGGGAACGATTTATTGGGGCAATATTGGTCGAATTGTGTTTGGCATGACTGAAAAGCGTTTATTGGAATTGACAGGTGACGATGAACAAAATCCAACTTTTGATTTGCCAAGTCGTACTATTTTAGCTCATGGACAAAAGGACATTCAGGTTCTTGGACCCTTTCCAGCAGTCGAAAAAGCAGCAGCAGCCGTTCATGAAGGCTATTGGAACTAA
- a CDS encoding Nramp family divalent metal transporter encodes MSNGEKHESSGWIRKSHNVSLEEVNSTIKIPKNAGFFRKLFAFMGPGALVAVGYVDPGNWATSIAGGAQFGYTLLSVILISNLIAMLLQEMSARLGIATDMDLAQATRNSVGKKVAIPLWILTELAIIATDIAEVIGSAIALNLLFGLPLIVGVAITTLDVLVLLLLQKKGFRIIESIVVVLMITIFVVFLFEVILSKPEMAELLKGYVPSTQIVTNPKMLFIALGILGATVMPHNLYLHSSIIQTRQYERNLVGRKEAVKFAKIDSFLSLTGAFIINSLILILGAAAFHGTTNTINEIQDAYQLLSPTFGVAAASTLFAIALLASGQNSTITGTLSGQIVMEGFIHMRVEPWVRRVITRLIAVVPVFIVTWLMGAKGTGELLLWSQVILSLQLPFAVVPLVLFTSDKKKMGSFVNPMWVKVIAWFATVLIIALNIFLVGYILMTGQDLG; translated from the coding sequence ATGTCTAATGGAGAGAAACATGAATCCAGTGGTTGGATTCGAAAATCACATAATGTTAGTTTAGAAGAAGTAAATAGTACGATTAAAATTCCTAAAAATGCAGGTTTCTTCAGAAAGTTATTTGCATTTATGGGCCCAGGAGCTCTTGTTGCTGTCGGCTATGTTGATCCAGGAAATTGGGCGACATCCATTGCTGGGGGTGCGCAATTTGGTTATACTCTTTTGAGTGTAATTTTAATTTCTAATTTAATTGCCATGCTGTTGCAAGAAATGTCCGCTCGTTTAGGGATTGCCACCGATATGGATTTAGCACAAGCAACGCGAAATTCTGTTGGAAAAAAAGTAGCCATTCCTTTATGGATTTTAACGGAGTTAGCCATTATTGCAACAGATATTGCGGAGGTTATTGGTTCAGCCATTGCCTTAAATTTATTATTTGGTTTGCCATTAATTGTAGGTGTCGCCATTACGACGTTAGATGTACTGGTTTTATTGTTGCTACAAAAAAAAGGATTTCGTATTATTGAATCGATTGTCGTTGTATTGATGATAACAATCTTTGTTGTATTTTTATTTGAAGTGATTTTGTCAAAACCTGAAATGGCAGAATTATTAAAAGGGTATGTTCCAAGTACACAAATTGTAACCAATCCTAAAATGTTATTTATTGCGCTAGGGATTTTAGGTGCGACTGTTATGCCGCATAATTTGTATCTCCACTCTTCAATTATCCAAACAAGACAGTATGAACGTAACTTAGTTGGTAGAAAAGAAGCGGTTAAATTTGCTAAAATTGATTCCTTTTTATCTTTAACAGGTGCCTTCATTATCAATTCGTTGATTCTAATATTAGGAGCTGCAGCTTTTCATGGAACAACAAATACGATTAATGAAATTCAAGATGCGTATCAATTATTAAGTCCAACGTTTGGCGTCGCAGCTGCGAGCACTTTATTTGCGATAGCGTTGCTTGCTTCGGGTCAAAACTCAACGATTACAGGAACATTGAGCGGTCAAATCGTGATGGAAGGCTTTATTCATATGCGTGTAGAGCCTTGGGTAAGACGTGTGATTACTCGTCTTATTGCTGTTGTGCCGGTCTTTATTGTGACATGGTTAATGGGAGCAAAAGGAACGGGTGAGTTGTTGTTGTGGAGTCAAGTAATCCTGAGCTTGCAACTGCCTTTTGCAGTCGTACCTTTAGTATTGTTTACCAGTGATAAAAAGAAAATGGGCAGTTTTGTTAATCCAATGTGGGTCAAAGTGATTGCTTGGTTTGCAACGGTTTTGATTATTGCGTTAAATATTTTCTTAGTAGGCTATATTTTAATGACTGGTCAAGATTTAGGCTAA